One genomic window of Caenorhabditis elegans chromosome I includes the following:
- the csk-1 gene encoding Tyrosine-protein kinase csk-1 (Partially confirmed by transcript evidence), with protein MPIFSASRSRSHHRNSRNPTKFSNFSIEKRSHSLGGSSSSPTSSFSSNDEFDDRQNKNKFWRQRNVSNAEIERIIEDFIANGILKMSNGNSYNHHHQFPMSIPISCSSHSIQSQSRMNTLNANRDLLSPGNDVIVTRTVSPSFYSHGMPARDNVFRKDDHVRILGNTTDPAWYRARNANQEEGLVHADCVVRINGQAYDNGIVRMRASGCDVAPGAASTTSSTSSHHSTAANHQPWFHSMISRENTEKLLRGKPDGTFLVRESTNFPGDFTLCMSFHGKVEHYRIEQTSGGQLTCDKEEYFSNLTQLVSHYKRDADGLCHRLVTPIICETATFSSNGSSSFGSSSTVDLEDRTSVFRHAGLVISSNDIDVGDTIGHGEFGDVRLGTYKNRKVALKVSKRHGNGMLDSLLDEAKFMVGLSHPNLVTLVGVVLDDVNVYMITEYMANGNLIDLLRSRGRHALERRQLMMFAMDICQGMCYLESKQIVHRDLAARNVLLDDDLVAKVSDFGLAKKANSQSHDSASGKFPIKWTAPEALRHSQFTTKSDVWSFGILLWEIFSFGRVPYPRIPIQDVVRYIEKGYRMEAPEGCPPEIFKVMNETWALSAQDRPSFGQVLQRLTTIRNTV; from the exons ATGCCTATATTCTCCGCATCCCGTAGCCGATCCCATCACCGTAATTCTAGAAATCCcacgaaattttccaatttctctaTTGAAAAG CGCTCACACTCATTGGGTGGAAGCAGCAGCAGTCCGACGAGCTCTTTTTCGTCAAACGACGAATTCGACGATCGTCAGAACAAAAA caagtttTGGCGTCAAAGAAATGTATCGAACGCAGAAATTGAACGAATAATCGAGGATTTCATAGCGAATGGTATTTTAA aaatgagCAACGGGAACAGCTACAATCACCATCACCAATTCCCGATGAGCATTCCAATATCGTGCTCGTCACACTCAATTCAATCACAATCACGAATGAACACTCTGAACGCGAATAGGGATCTCCTGTCTCCCGGCAACGACGTAATTGTCACCAGAACCGTGTCACCGTCGTTTTATTCGCATGGAATGCCGGCCCGGGATaatgtttttcgaaaagacGATCATGTCAGGATATTGGGGAATACAACG gaCCCAGCGTGGTATCGAGCCCGTAATGCGAATCAGGAGGAGGGTCTGGTTCATGCAGATTGTGTAGTGAGAATAAA cGGGCAAGCCTACGACAATGGAATTGTAAGAATGAGAGCTAGCGGATGTGACGTGGCTCCGGGAGCAGCTTCAACAACCTCCAGCACATCATCACATCATTCAACTGCAGCAAACCATCAGCCATGGTTTCATTCAATGATTAGCAgagaaaatactgaaaa ATTACTCCGCGGCAAACCGGACGGAACCTTCCTAGTACGTGAATCCACAAATTTCCCCGGCGACTTCACACTATGTATGTCGTTTCACGGAAAAGTCGAACACTATCGCATCGAACAGACGTCCGGCGGACAGCTGACCTGTGACAAGGAAGAATACTTTTCCAATTTGACACAGTTGGTCTCG cacTACAAACGTGACGCGGACGGTCTCTGCCATCGCCTGGTAACTCCGATTATTTGTGAAACAGCGACATTTTCATCAAACGGATCATCGTCATTTGGTTCATCGTCGACAGTTGATTTGGAAGATCGAACATCAGTATTTCGACACGCGGGTCTAGTTATTTCATCGAACGATATTGATGTTGGTGATACAATTGGACACGGAGAATTTGGAGATGTTCGATTGGGAACTTATAAGAATCGAAAAGTCGCGTTAAAAGTGTCGAAAAGGCATGGAAATGGAATGTTGGACTCATTGCTGGATGAAGCCAAGTTTATGGT AGGTCTCTCGCATCCAAATCTAGTGACACTTGTCGGTGTTGTACTGGATGATGTGAATGTCTACATGATAACTGAATATATGGCAAATGGTAATTTAATCGATTTACTCCGATCTCGAGGAAGGCATGCGTTGGAGAGGAGGCAGTTGATGATGTTTGCGAT ggATATTTGCCAAGGAATGTGTTATCTGGAATCAAAACAGATTGTTCATCGAGACTTGGCCGCTCGAAATGTCCTACTCGACGATGATTTAGTAGCGAAAGTTTCGGATTTTGGATTAGCGAAAAAAGCAAACAGCCAGTCACATGATTCGGCTTctggcaaatttccgattaaATGGACGGCACCTGAAGCGCTTAGACATAGT caattcACCACAAAATCCGATGTTTGGTCATTCGGCATTCTtctttgggaaattttttcattcgGACGAGTACCGTACCCAAGAATT